Proteins from one Nodularia sp. LEGE 06071 genomic window:
- a CDS encoding beta-ketoacyl synthase N-terminal-like domain-containing protein — MEKFTQNQIPKIAIVGMECYLGGGCEGLDTFEQSIYEGTQHFIPLPDQRWTEIKQPELLLEKYGFQGSQAPLGAYIQDWQISAKAGAKFNPQELLMLQVADNAFKDAGIHPGAKVAVIIVSAAELALSQSTQIEEPYIENNLGNYISQLWEFTGASFTFTPEGSSVFKALELAQKLLKNKEVDAVLVGAVEKSGDSGSVLLRNQITAINTGVNTLSYDENANGWMVGEGAAAIVLKLHETAKQHNRIYAVIDALSLVENPTSQINSIPTAINAETITQACQQAFQLADIKPKDIGYLEVIGSGIPSQDESEIRGLLQAYRTSEADLSCALGSVKANVGHTYAVSGLVSIVKTALCLYRRYIPVVPQWSSPKMPEIWQDSPFYVAGESKPWFSDQRIAAVNGMEVDGSYAHLILSAAVGQQTHGNNYLEQIPYYLFAIAADDQASLLKQIHTLQQTITDCSSLKAAARETFKAFQQHQQPTYTLSILARNQEELNREIQRSLQGVNVAFETGKDWQTPVGSYFTAKPLGKDNDIAFVYSGSFNAYVGIARYLFRFFPQIYDDLLNRGIDHRAASIEKLLYPRSLTKISKRQLETIEEKLMDDAVTLLEFEVYFTGFMTAILRDYFQIQPQSAFGYSLGETSMMFAQGVWNNFKQSSQNLNSSSLFKTRLVGSKNAVREYWRLPQDNHIPDQNLWCNYVLLCPLARVREAIKSENRVYLTLINTSDEVIIGGEPQACGRVIETLKCVAYRTPIKHAIHCEPIHSEYNELAQINTLPVENIKKTVFYSAAEYKPIPLDSNSIGHNIAKTLCQELDFPRLVNRVYNDGSKILLEVGVGGNCSRWISKILQGKEHLTASLNRRGIDDHISIIRVLAKLLSHRVEMDLSPLYSLSPANLSHNQSTMEAITLDSHKTDEKFLKVHHPKIDPEVFSTSSVNLLEQQHELLQFRELAKSTYSPSQNLITTEKKTIMSSLISESLPENLAFDHPNKASSLLVSDRITLPKPELLDDHLMITEKESSKNLLPADEITDSFLGKTQLPNLRRPHYQHLNQNAARMTETHATLLEFRQESLHQISALVQQQLELYQNLFDK; from the coding sequence ATGGAAAAATTCACACAGAATCAAATACCTAAAATAGCAATTGTCGGGATGGAATGCTATTTGGGTGGTGGCTGCGAAGGATTGGATACTTTTGAACAGAGCATTTATGAAGGAACGCAACATTTTATTCCCCTACCTGATCAGCGATGGACAGAAATAAAACAGCCAGAACTGCTACTTGAAAAATATGGGTTTCAAGGTAGTCAAGCACCATTAGGAGCATACATTCAAGATTGGCAAATTTCAGCAAAAGCCGGGGCTAAATTTAATCCTCAAGAACTTTTAATGCTTCAGGTAGCTGATAATGCTTTCAAAGATGCGGGTATTCATCCAGGAGCAAAAGTTGCCGTAATAATCGTTAGTGCCGCAGAACTTGCTCTTTCTCAAAGTACACAAATTGAAGAGCCATATATTGAGAATAACCTGGGTAATTATATTTCTCAATTGTGGGAATTCACTGGAGCATCATTCACATTTACTCCTGAAGGAAGCTCTGTTTTCAAAGCTTTAGAATTGGCACAAAAGCTACTAAAAAACAAAGAAGTAGATGCTGTTTTAGTCGGTGCAGTAGAAAAATCGGGGGATAGTGGGAGTGTTTTACTCCGCAATCAAATCACCGCAATCAACACAGGCGTTAATACTCTCAGTTACGACGAAAATGCTAATGGCTGGATGGTCGGTGAGGGTGCAGCCGCCATTGTCTTGAAGCTCCACGAAACTGCAAAACAACATAACCGCATCTATGCAGTAATTGACGCACTTAGTCTTGTAGAAAATCCCACATCTCAAATTAACTCAATTCCTACTGCCATAAATGCAGAAACTATAACTCAAGCTTGTCAACAGGCGTTTCAATTAGCAGATATCAAACCAAAAGACATTGGCTATTTAGAAGTTATTGGTAGTGGTATTCCATCACAAGACGAGTCAGAGATTCGGGGTTTGCTCCAAGCTTATAGGACTTCTGAAGCCGATCTGAGTTGCGCCTTGGGTAGTGTCAAAGCTAATGTCGGTCATACCTATGCGGTATCGGGGCTGGTTAGTATAGTTAAAACAGCACTTTGTCTATATCGCCGCTATATTCCCGTAGTTCCCCAGTGGTCTAGTCCCAAAATGCCAGAGATTTGGCAAGATAGCCCCTTTTATGTGGCGGGGGAATCCAAACCCTGGTTTTCAGACCAAAGAATAGCTGCTGTTAACGGTATGGAGGTAGATGGGAGTTATGCACATTTAATTTTGTCAGCGGCAGTAGGTCAGCAAACTCATGGTAACAATTATTTAGAGCAAATTCCTTATTATTTGTTTGCGATCGCAGCTGATGATCAAGCCAGTTTATTAAAGCAGATCCACACTCTACAACAAACTATCACTGATTGCTCCTCTTTGAAAGCTGCTGCCAGGGAAACTTTTAAAGCTTTTCAACAGCATCAACAGCCAACTTACACCCTGTCTATTCTCGCACGCAATCAAGAAGAATTAAACCGGGAAATTCAGCGTTCCTTACAGGGTGTTAATGTTGCCTTTGAAACAGGTAAAGACTGGCAAACACCTGTAGGCAGTTATTTCACAGCCAAACCACTAGGCAAAGACAATGATATCGCCTTCGTTTACTCTGGTTCTTTCAATGCATATGTGGGCATCGCCCGGTATCTCTTCCGCTTTTTTCCCCAAATTTATGATGACTTGCTAAATAGAGGCATTGATCACCGAGCGGCTAGTATAGAGAAATTGCTTTATCCCAGAAGCTTAACAAAAATCTCCAAAAGGCAATTAGAAACCATCGAAGAAAAATTGATGGATGATGCCGTAACATTATTGGAATTTGAAGTATACTTTACCGGATTCATGACAGCAATTCTCCGAGATTATTTTCAAATTCAGCCGCAGTCGGCATTTGGATATAGTCTAGGTGAAACTAGTATGATGTTTGCTCAAGGTGTCTGGAATAACTTTAAGCAAAGTAGTCAAAACTTGAACTCATCATCCTTGTTTAAAACTAGACTAGTTGGCTCCAAAAATGCCGTGCGCGAATATTGGAGATTGCCCCAAGATAATCATATTCCAGACCAAAATCTTTGGTGTAACTATGTTCTCTTATGCCCACTAGCCCGTGTTAGAGAAGCCATTAAATCGGAAAACCGCGTTTATTTGACTCTGATAAATACTTCAGATGAAGTTATAATTGGTGGTGAACCACAAGCCTGTGGAAGAGTCATTGAAACCCTCAAATGTGTTGCTTACCGCACTCCTATCAAGCACGCAATTCATTGTGAGCCAATCCACTCTGAGTACAATGAACTCGCCCAAATCAACACCTTACCCGTTGAAAACATCAAAAAAACTGTTTTCTATTCCGCAGCAGAATATAAACCTATTCCTCTCGATAGTAATTCTATTGGTCACAACATTGCCAAAACGCTATGTCAAGAGCTTGATTTTCCTCGGCTAGTGAACCGTGTCTACAATGATGGTTCTAAAATCTTGCTTGAAGTAGGAGTTGGCGGTAACTGTTCGCGTTGGATTAGTAAAATACTCCAGGGAAAAGAACACTTGACCGCTTCACTAAATAGAAGAGGAATAGATGATCATATTTCTATTATCAGAGTATTAGCAAAGCTGTTAAGTCACAGAGTAGAAATGGATTTGTCGCCACTGTATTCTCTATCGCCAGCAAATTTAAGTCACAATCAATCAACAATGGAAGCTATCACCTTAGATAGTCATAAAACTGATGAAAAATTCCTCAAAGTTCATCACCCGAAAATAGACCCAGAGGTATTTTCCACCTCATCAGTTAATTTACTAGAACAGCAGCATGAATTACTGCAATTTAGGGAACTTGCCAAATCTACATATTCTCCGAGCCAAAACTTGATCACAACTGAGAAAAAAACTATTATGAGTAGCTTAATCAGCGAGAGCTTACCAGAAAATCTGGCTTTTGATCATCCGAATAAAGCGTCTAGTCTCTTAGTGAGCGATCGCATTACTTTACCTAAACCAGAATTACTAGATGATCATCTGATGATCACAGAAAAAGAAAGTTCCAAAAACTTATTACCCGCTGACGAAATAACGGATAGTTTCCTTGGCAAAACCCAGCTACCTAATTTACGTCGTCCTCACTATCAACATCTGAATCAGAACGCTGCCCGGATGACCGAAACCCACGCTACTTTATTAGAATTTCGTCAAGAATCACTACATCAAATCAGCGCCCTAGTACAGCAACAACTAGAGTTATACCAAAACTTATTTGACAAATAG
- a CDS encoding PfaD family polyunsaturated fatty acid/polyketide biosynthesis protein yields MITNNLLNNKRSNSLLKTSPFFVNHNQTWQGSLNTISFDGNGIKAKLLNLDKPCYIIRVEDKIGVTNQGYLLPAHNEQIGQAELLMSVPAMQMQQLGDPNFLNFHNVKYAYTTGAMAHGIASEELVIALGKEKILSSFGAGGLSPARVEAAINRIQQALPQGPYAFNLLHSPSDPAIERCVVDLYLKYQVRTIEASAFLDLTDNIVYYRVAGLGLNAAHQIEIKNKVIAKISRREVATKFLQPAPYKILKQLVQQGLITELQATLAAKIPIADDITVEADSGGHTDNRPLVCLLPSILELRDQIQGQYGYEKPVRIGVAGGIATPQSALAAFMMGAAYVVTGSINQSCIEAGTSEYTKQLLAQAEMADVMMAPAADMFEMGVKLQVLKRGTLFPLRAQKLFDLYKNYDSIEDIPAAEREKLEKQVFKTNLDAIWQETVNYLSQRNPDKLHKAAKNPKLKMALIFRWYLGLSSRWSNSGEKGREIDYQIWCGPAMGSFNNWIKGSYLADLNNRRVVDVANQIMTGAVFLYRMQVLKIQGLEMPTYYSTYHPVDFN; encoded by the coding sequence ATGATCACAAATAATCTCCTCAACAATAAACGCAGCAACTCACTGTTAAAAACCTCTCCCTTTTTTGTCAACCATAATCAAACTTGGCAAGGCTCATTAAATACCATATCTTTTGATGGCAATGGTATCAAAGCTAAACTCCTTAACTTAGATAAACCTTGTTACATCATCAGAGTTGAAGATAAAATTGGTGTCACTAATCAAGGATACTTGCTTCCTGCCCATAATGAACAAATAGGACAAGCCGAACTGTTAATGTCTGTTCCAGCTATGCAGATGCAACAGTTAGGCGATCCCAATTTTCTCAATTTTCACAATGTGAAATATGCCTATACTACTGGTGCAATGGCTCATGGTATTGCTTCTGAAGAATTAGTAATTGCTTTGGGCAAAGAGAAAATTTTAAGTTCATTTGGTGCTGGAGGTTTATCTCCAGCCCGTGTGGAAGCAGCCATCAATCGTATTCAGCAAGCCCTACCCCAAGGCCCTTACGCCTTTAACTTACTCCACAGTCCCAGTGACCCAGCCATTGAACGCTGTGTCGTTGATTTATATCTGAAATATCAAGTCAGAACCATAGAAGCATCTGCCTTTTTGGATTTGACTGATAACATTGTCTACTACCGAGTTGCGGGACTAGGTTTGAATGCAGCCCATCAAATTGAAATCAAAAATAAAGTCATTGCCAAAATTTCTCGCCGAGAAGTTGCCACAAAATTTTTACAACCAGCACCTTACAAAATTCTCAAGCAATTAGTACAGCAAGGTCTAATCACTGAATTACAAGCAACTCTAGCCGCAAAAATTCCCATAGCTGATGATATCACCGTAGAAGCAGATTCTGGCGGTCACACAGATAATCGTCCTTTGGTTTGTCTATTACCATCCATTTTGGAATTAAGAGATCAAATTCAAGGCCAATATGGTTATGAAAAACCAGTCAGAATCGGAGTAGCCGGAGGAATTGCCACTCCACAATCAGCCTTAGCTGCCTTTATGATGGGCGCTGCTTATGTTGTGACTGGTTCCATTAACCAATCCTGTATTGAAGCTGGAACTTCGGAATATACCAAACAATTATTAGCTCAGGCAGAGATGGCTGATGTGATGATGGCTCCAGCCGCAGATATGTTTGAAATGGGGGTAAAACTGCAAGTTCTTAAAAGAGGAACTCTCTTTCCTCTCAGAGCGCAAAAACTATTTGATTTATACAAAAACTATGATTCAATTGAAGATATCCCTGCTGCCGAAAGAGAAAAACTAGAGAAACAAGTTTTCAAAACTAATCTAGATGCGATTTGGCAGGAAACAGTTAATTACTTATCTCAACGTAATCCCGATAAATTGCACAAAGCAGCCAAGAATCCTAAGCTTAAAATGGCTTTGATTTTTCGCTGGTATTTAGGATTATCTTCTCGTTGGTCTAACTCTGGTGAAAAAGGGCGGGAAATTGATTATCAAATCTGGTGTGGCCCGGCAATGGGTAGCTTCAATAACTGGATAAAAGGTTCTTATTTGGCAGATTTAAATAATCGCCGAGTCGTTGATGTTGCTAATCAAATTATGACTGGCGCGGTATTTTTATACCGAATGCAAGTTTTAAAAATTCAGGGATTAGAAATGCCAACTTACTACAGCACATATCACCCAGTTGATTTTAACTAA
- a CDS encoding 2Fe-2S iron-sulfur cluster-binding protein codes for MIASIHFEDDKKTLQVEASQPLTKICDEHPVSILFGCRCVACGTCLIEILSGMDNLSPIREEERILLDILVPDHPNLRLACQCVVQGDIRIRVAN; via the coding sequence ATGATCGCATCTATTCATTTTGAAGACGACAAAAAAACACTTCAAGTTGAAGCCAGTCAACCCTTAACGAAGATTTGTGATGAGCATCCTGTTTCAATCTTATTTGGTTGTCGTTGCGTTGCTTGTGGAACCTGCCTGATAGAAATTTTGAGTGGGATGGATAATCTCTCTCCCATTAGAGAGGAAGAGCGCATTTTACTAGATATTTTGGTTCCAGATCATCCCAATCTTCGTCTAGCTTGTCAATGCGTAGTGCAGGGTGATATTCGGATTCGAGTAGCTAATTAA
- a CDS encoding phthiocerol/phthiodiolone dimycocerosyl transferase family protein, which yields MEKLNSSAKTWNIVTISRIKGPLRAEILRQALDIIQHRHPRLNSRIVRLRNSLRFQTEGTAKIPLRVVEKFDHQQWTEVVKQEMNQAIDSSKYLMRAILVQIQNNNHENYLITTGHHAIGDGLSSIHLHSEILTYCQQIVSENLIKPVPSLPSLPPVEELLPTWTRRFKGKIFSTLFMLHLGLKKIWHRPQTLGFENYVPIPQRRCDIVHRQLDEELTQQLINCCRQANTTVNSALCAAMMLIIASQISKNNSQDIRVNCLSYLDLRRHLESKISNEQMTVLASSIMGFYTIQKNTSFWELSRQVKQKLEASTKSGDIFKMILVAKYLIDFSLTYPKQVAATVSVSNAGRVNIPKDYGEFELEEISFLGSQALYAGMFVTHASTFQGKMLLNFVFSEPSISRQNMESIVNQFISYISHVCDLKVQPSLTKV from the coding sequence ATGGAAAAGTTAAATAGCAGTGCTAAAACCTGGAACATAGTCACTATTAGTCGCATCAAAGGACCTCTAAGGGCAGAAATTCTCAGACAGGCTCTAGATATAATTCAGCACCGCCACCCCCGACTTAATTCACGAATTGTCCGTCTTAGAAATAGTCTGCGTTTTCAAACTGAAGGAACAGCAAAGATTCCTTTGCGTGTTGTGGAAAAGTTTGATCATCAGCAGTGGACAGAAGTCGTTAAACAAGAAATGAACCAGGCAATTGATAGCAGCAAATATCTGATGCGAGCTATACTTGTGCAAATCCAGAATAATAACCATGAAAATTACTTAATTACAACCGGACATCATGCTATTGGCGATGGTTTATCATCCATCCATCTGCATTCAGAAATCTTGACTTATTGTCAGCAAATTGTCTCTGAAAACCTGATTAAACCAGTTCCTAGTTTACCCTCCTTGCCTCCTGTAGAAGAACTATTGCCTACATGGACAAGGAGGTTCAAAGGTAAAATATTCAGTACATTATTTATGTTGCACCTGGGGCTAAAAAAAATTTGGCATCGACCACAAACATTAGGCTTTGAAAATTATGTCCCTATTCCCCAGCGTCGTTGTGATATTGTTCACAGGCAACTTGACGAAGAATTAACCCAACAGTTAATTAATTGTTGTCGGCAGGCAAATACGACAGTAAATAGTGCCTTGTGTGCGGCAATGATGTTGATAATTGCCAGCCAAATCAGTAAAAATAATAGCCAAGATATCAGAGTAAACTGCCTATCTTATCTTGATTTACGGAGACATCTAGAATCGAAAATTAGCAACGAGCAGATGACTGTATTAGCTTCATCTATTATGGGGTTTTATACTATACAGAAAAACACATCCTTTTGGGAATTATCACGGCAGGTGAAACAAAAGTTGGAAGCTAGTACAAAGAGCGGCGATATTTTTAAAATGATTTTAGTCGCAAAGTATCTGATAGATTTTTCTCTCACCTACCCTAAGCAAGTAGCTGCTACGGTATCTGTATCTAATGCTGGTAGAGTCAATATTCCCAAAGATTATGGTGAATTTGAACTAGAAGAGATTAGTTTTCTTGGTTCTCAGGCTTTATATGCAGGTATGTTCGTTACCCATGCTTCAACTTTTCAAGGAAAAATGCTGTTGAACTTTGTGTTTTCTGAACCTTCAATTAGTCGCCAGAATATGGAGAGCATTGTCAATCAATTTATCTCTTATATTTCCCATGTTTGTGACTTAAAGGTTCAGCCGAGTTTAACTAAAGTTTAA